CCTATTGACCCAATCTACAAAGCTCGGACCGACCTTATATTACAAATACTATTATCAAAAAATACTCGTATCCAAAAAGAAAGCCCGCACTCATTGAGTACGGGCCTTATTATTGTCTATTACAGATGCGTGAGGGTTAAAACTAGAAACGATTAGCCACTCACTTTTGCCTGTTCAGTCTCAAAGATTACACTTCAAACTGAGAAACTAGGCTATCAAGTGCTTCACACTGTTCTGCTAGTGAGATGCATGCGTTCTCTGCATTGTTTGCCATCTCAACCATTTTCATGGTGCTTTCCGCGATACGTTGAACATTCTTGTTCACTTCTTCAGACACCTGAGACTGCTGCGAAGCCGCTGTCGCGATTTGCGTATTCATATCATTCATCTTGCCAATTGAATTGCGAATCTCACTCAATGAAGAGGCCGCAGTACCTGCTTGAACAATGGTTTTCTCGCCACTTGCCTTGCTTTCTGTCATCACACCAACGGCATGTTTAGCGCCAACTTCTAAGCGTTCAATCATTGACTGGATTTCACCCGTACTGTCTTGAGTTTTACTCGCAAGCGCACGGACTTCATCAGCAACTACCGCAAAACCCCGACCTTGCTCACCAGCACGCGCTGCTTCAATCGCCGCATTTAATGCCAATAGATTGGTTTGCTCTGCAATGCCTTTGATCACGCCAAGAGTAGAAGCAATGTTCTTCACATCAGTATCCAATTCCTGAACCACACCGCCTGCATTCTCGATATCGTGCGCAAGGCGTTCAATTGAAGTTACGGTTAAGCCCAAAGTGCTGTCTGCTGATTCCACTTCATTGTTCGCAACGTTACTTGCGGTTGCAGCATCTAATGCGTTACCACTTACCGTTTCACTGGTCGCTTGCATTTCATGAACAGCAGCCGCGACTACTTCACTTTCTTTCTGTTGATTCGAAGAGAACTCAGCCACATTCTGCGTTATTGATTTGATGTTTTCCATCTCGCCACGTACGGCATTTGATGTCAGAATCACTTGCTCAACAGTGGTATGTATCTTACTAACAAACTTGTTAAACGCTGCACTTAAACGAGCAATCTCATCAGAACCGTCAACTTTCATTCGCTGAGACAAGTTACCGTCGCCCGATGCGATCTCATTCATCGCTTTCTCTACGTTCTGGATTGGTTGGACGATAAAACGGTTAGATAACCACATCGCAAAAAGCGCAGCGAAAACAGCAACCGCCATACCCACCTCGATGATCACTTTGCTTTCTTCAATTGAATCATCAGCCTGCTGACGAAGCTCTTTTTGCTTCATTTCAATCACAGCTCTAACATCACGAAGTTGAGCGCGAATAATCGCAAACTCAGCTTCCAATATCGGCGCGTATTCGATGTTGTATTGAAGAGCGTTGGCAGGGTCAGCAAACATTGGTTCATGCAACGCTACCCACTTTTTCATCGCCTTCACCAGTTTCGCTAGCTCGTCTTGAGAAGATGAGTCTAAGACACCTGCGGTATATAGGGTTTGAACGCTTTCAAAGCGTGGAACGGCTTTGTAAGCGTTATCTTTAAATTCGAATTGTTGATATTCAATTGCCTCTTGATCTTTCGCAAGCAACAGACCTTGAGCAGATGCGATGACTTGATAAATGTCACGATACCCGTCTTCCAAATTATCAAGGACAGGCTGAAGCACATTATTGAGCTCATGGTTAATTGCGGCTTGGGCGTTAGATTTAATTACGTTGAGCACAGTAACCGTTGAGAAAACAATCACGATAACCATTAGCGGTATCGCAATCTTGCTTTTAATAGAAAGATTTTTGATATTCATAAAGACCAAATAACCACACATAAAATAAGGACGCGCGAATAATATACGGTAT
The nucleotide sequence above comes from Vibrio atlanticus. Encoded proteins:
- a CDS encoding methyl-accepting chemotaxis protein; this translates as MNIKNLSIKSKIAIPLMVIVIVFSTVTVLNVIKSNAQAAINHELNNVLQPVLDNLEDGYRDIYQVIASAQGLLLAKDQEAIEYQQFEFKDNAYKAVPRFESVQTLYTAGVLDSSSQDELAKLVKAMKKWVALHEPMFADPANALQYNIEYAPILEAEFAIIRAQLRDVRAVIEMKQKELRQQADDSIEESKVIIEVGMAVAVFAALFAMWLSNRFIVQPIQNVEKAMNEIASGDGNLSQRMKVDGSDEIARLSAAFNKFVSKIHTTVEQVILTSNAVRGEMENIKSITQNVAEFSSNQQKESEVVAAAVHEMQATSETVSGNALDAATASNVANNEVESADSTLGLTVTSIERLAHDIENAGGVVQELDTDVKNIASTLGVIKGIAEQTNLLALNAAIEAARAGEQGRGFAVVADEVRALASKTQDSTGEIQSMIERLEVGAKHAVGVMTESKASGEKTIVQAGTAASSLSEIRNSIGKMNDMNTQIATAASQQSQVSEEVNKNVQRIAESTMKMVEMANNAENACISLAEQCEALDSLVSQFEV